A genomic stretch from Candidatus Neomarinimicrobiota bacterium includes:
- the rpsU gene encoding 30S ribosomal protein S21, whose translation MPVMVTVKRDEPFEKALRRFKKKYEKAGILKDVKKNSFYLKPTEERRLRRAKAAKRARQTRPRY comes from the coding sequence ATGCCAGTTATGGTTACCGTAAAACGGGATGAACCTTTTGAAAAAGCTTTGAGACGCTTCAAAAAGAAGTATGAAAAAGCCGGCATTCTGAAAGACGTTAAGAAGAACTCCTTCTACTTAAAGCCTACAGAAGAACGTCGTTTACGCCGAGCAAAAGCTGCAAAGCGTGCCCGTCAGACGCGTCCGAGATATTAA
- a CDS encoding glycoside hydrolase family 3 N-terminal domain-containing protein yields MKKLLLLLLSHVLLLNSLSAQNDLWEHDSLRYKIGQMIIFGFSGETTPQVVLDEITEYNVGGVLLYRVYGNIENASQASQLVSELQANALIPLFIATDQEGGSVTNLRLSNGFHNSPSAYELGQQNDETTTREVASMFSSWFNDIGLNTNFAPVVDLRLNPGNVIGDRSYGADPNIVTQNAYWFMDEFHQNDQLTALKHFPGHGSSVGDSHLGFTDITDTWQEIELEPYYSLMDSGCVDMIMSAHVFNTDFDPLYPATLSAATINGLLRETMGYNGVVVTDAMMMGAITQNYGLTEAVTLAINAGVDILLYNWDDDLDGHRLVPLLVEHITTQVLSETIPRFRIEESYQRILNLKSRLNPETAIWNPQPAQPQITMFNYPNPFNPSTTLNYTLERDMKVTITILDVRGRVVTSIQNRQLQRAGNYELSWNGTGDHGGQQSSGIYFFNIQGPGFNRSLKIVKLG; encoded by the coding sequence ATGAAAAAACTTCTTCTCCTGCTCTTAAGCCATGTATTGCTATTAAATTCATTATCTGCCCAAAACGATCTTTGGGAACATGACAGCCTACGTTACAAAATTGGTCAAATGATCATCTTCGGCTTCTCGGGGGAAACAACCCCTCAAGTAGTTCTGGATGAAATTACTGAATACAATGTGGGCGGAGTGCTACTTTATCGGGTCTATGGTAATATTGAAAATGCGAGTCAGGCATCTCAGCTTGTCTCTGAACTTCAGGCTAACGCCCTGATACCTCTCTTTATAGCTACTGATCAGGAAGGCGGTTCAGTAACAAATCTGAGGCTCTCAAATGGCTTCCATAATTCGCCAAGCGCCTATGAGCTGGGTCAGCAAAACGATGAAACAACTACACGTGAGGTAGCCTCGATGTTCAGTTCCTGGTTCAACGACATTGGGCTTAACACCAATTTTGCCCCGGTGGTTGATCTACGCTTGAATCCGGGAAATGTCATTGGTGATCGTAGCTATGGTGCCGACCCGAATATCGTCACTCAGAACGCCTATTGGTTTATGGATGAATTCCACCAGAATGATCAACTCACTGCCCTTAAGCATTTTCCCGGACACGGTAGTTCCGTTGGTGACAGTCATCTGGGCTTTACGGATATAACCGACACCTGGCAGGAGATCGAACTGGAGCCCTATTACTCACTCATGGATTCCGGCTGCGTGGATATGATTATGAGCGCCCATGTTTTCAACACAGATTTTGACCCTCTCTATCCAGCGACTCTCTCGGCGGCCACGATCAACGGCCTGTTGCGGGAAACCATGGGCTACAATGGCGTCGTCGTGACTGATGCCATGATGATGGGTGCCATTACCCAGAACTATGGCTTGACCGAGGCTGTCACCCTGGCTATCAATGCCGGTGTAGATATTTTACTCTATAACTGGGATGATGATCTGGATGGACACCGGCTTGTGCCCCTGCTGGTGGAACATATCACGACTCAGGTACTGAGTGAGACTATTCCCCGTTTTCGAATAGAAGAATCATATCAACGAATTCTTAATCTGAAAAGTCGTTTAAATCCGGAGACAGCAATTTGGAATCCCCAACCCGCTCAACCACAGATCACCATGTTCAATTACCCCAACCCTTTTAACCCCAGCACCACCCTGAATTATACTTTGGAGCGGGATATGAAAGTCACGATCACTATTCTTGATGTCCGGGGAAGGGTCGTCACCTCGATCCAGAACAGGCAGCTGCAAAGGGCCGGCAATTACGAGCTAAGTTGGAATGGAACAGGTGATCACGGGGGACAGCAATCCAGCGGGATCTATTTCTTCAATATTCAAGGTCCTGGTTTCAACCGGTCTCTTAAGATTGTGAAGCTGGGTTAG
- a CDS encoding sodium:solute symporter → MLSTLDFSIIIIFLVGISAYGLYNSRFNKTSEDYFLAGRDMPWWAAMLSIVATETSVLTFISIPGLAYRDDWFFLQLALGYILGRILVSIFLLPAYFKSGITSIYEVLGERFGARIQKTASGVFLVTRILADGIRFLATAVIVQVVTGWTLPVAVLVIGAVTVIYTLMGGIRTVVWVDSFQFVLYLGGGLVAVFYILGHSDASLGNMLSQLSSEGKLDVLRWGWNFFSDPWLLFSAVLGGMLLSFASHGADYMMVQRVLSVRDLSGARKAMIGSGFFVFLQFSVFLLAGSLIYIYLGGIEIEKDREFSTFIVNELPVGLKGLLLAGVLSAAMSTLSSSINSLASSTATDWIGKAVTIKTSRLISLAWAIVLIGIALVFDESDKSIVVMGLQIASFTYGGLLGLFLLTKIDRDFSQASLIAGLVASMLIVFVLKEAGLAWTWFIGFSVLTNMIVVYAVDWGMKLAPRK, encoded by the coding sequence ATGTTATCAACCCTGGACTTTAGTATCATCATCATTTTCCTGGTGGGAATTTCTGCCTACGGGCTTTATAATAGTCGATTTAACAAAACCTCGGAAGATTATTTTTTGGCAGGACGGGATATGCCCTGGTGGGCGGCCATGCTTTCTATTGTGGCGACAGAAACGTCGGTTCTCACCTTCATTAGCATTCCGGGTCTAGCTTATCGAGATGATTGGTTTTTTCTCCAACTGGCACTGGGTTACATCTTAGGACGAATTTTAGTCAGCATTTTTCTACTTCCTGCCTATTTCAAAAGTGGAATCACATCCATCTATGAGGTGCTGGGTGAGCGTTTTGGTGCTCGAATCCAAAAAACAGCATCAGGCGTTTTTCTCGTCACCCGCATTTTGGCAGACGGGATCCGTTTTCTTGCCACAGCTGTTATTGTGCAAGTAGTTACGGGCTGGACATTACCGGTTGCGGTTCTGGTTATTGGGGCTGTGACAGTGATCTACACTCTCATGGGTGGGATTCGAACGGTGGTCTGGGTGGACAGTTTTCAGTTTGTTCTTTATCTCGGAGGGGGATTGGTGGCTGTATTCTATATTTTAGGTCATAGTGATGCAAGTCTTGGCAATATGCTTTCCCAGCTAAGCTCAGAAGGAAAGCTTGATGTATTACGATGGGGATGGAATTTCTTTTCAGACCCCTGGCTCCTCTTCTCTGCTGTATTGGGAGGAATGCTGCTGTCCTTTGCTTCTCATGGGGCAGACTATATGATGGTTCAAAGAGTTTTATCTGTACGTGACTTATCTGGTGCCAGGAAGGCCATGATTGGCAGTGGCTTCTTCGTCTTTTTACAGTTTTCTGTTTTCCTTCTGGCCGGCTCCCTGATCTATATCTATCTCGGAGGTATTGAGATTGAGAAAGATCGTGAGTTCTCCACATTTATTGTAAATGAGCTCCCGGTAGGATTAAAAGGTTTGTTACTTGCGGGAGTTTTATCGGCAGCCATGTCCACCCTGAGTTCATCAATAAACTCCCTGGCCTCCTCTACGGCAACTGATTGGATCGGCAAGGCTGTAACCATTAAGACCTCTCGGTTGATAAGTCTGGCGTGGGCTATCGTTTTAATTGGAATTGCCCTGGTCTTTGATGAGTCAGATAAGTCTATTGTGGTGATGGGCTTGCAGATCGCATCGTTTACTTACGGTGGACTATTGGGATTATTTTTACTGACCAAGATTGACAGAGACTTCTCACAAGCCAGTCTTATTGCAGGCCTGGTTGCTTCTATGCTGATCGTATTTGTCTTAAAAGAAGCTGGGTTAGCCTGGACCTGGTTTATAGGTTTTTCAGTATTGACCAATATGATCGTGGTTTATGCTGTTGATTGGGGAATGAAACTAGCGCCCCGTAAGTAA
- a CDS encoding RNA polymerase sigma factor RpoD/SigA — protein MAKKVKRIGGDTNRSLSKYLEEIGQYEPLDPKDEISLAQRVKQGDRLALKKLTEANLRFVVSVAKDYQGQGLPLTDLINEGNLGLIKAAERFDETRGFKFISYAVWWIRQSILQALAEHSRIVRLPLNRVGTISKISKTSDRLEQKLERTPTEREIAKELDMAPEEVADAIRISKRHHSLDAPFQEEEKNSLMDVIEDEHQDSPDFDLMSDSLKKEIRSALDTLKDREREVIRMYFGIDREYALTLNEIGEEFNLTRERVRQIKEKAIKRLQHKSRSRKLQTYLG, from the coding sequence ATGGCAAAAAAAGTTAAACGGATCGGTGGAGACACAAATCGCAGCCTCAGTAAGTACCTTGAGGAGATTGGTCAATACGAACCTTTAGATCCTAAGGATGAAATCTCGTTAGCCCAGCGGGTGAAGCAAGGTGATCGTCTGGCTCTCAAAAAATTAACTGAAGCCAACCTGCGTTTCGTGGTTTCTGTAGCCAAAGATTATCAGGGTCAGGGTTTACCACTGACTGACCTGATCAACGAAGGTAATCTGGGACTGATTAAGGCTGCTGAGCGCTTTGATGAAACCCGTGGCTTCAAGTTTATCTCTTACGCTGTGTGGTGGATCCGTCAGTCCATTTTGCAGGCTCTGGCCGAGCATTCCAGAATTGTACGTTTGCCCTTGAACCGGGTGGGGACTATTTCCAAGATATCCAAAACCTCCGATCGTCTGGAGCAAAAGCTGGAACGGACACCCACTGAGCGCGAAATTGCCAAAGAGCTGGATATGGCACCTGAAGAAGTGGCCGATGCTATCAGGATTTCCAAGCGTCATCACTCTCTGGATGCGCCCTTTCAAGAAGAAGAAAAAAATTCACTCATGGACGTGATCGAGGATGAGCATCAGGACTCTCCCGATTTCGATCTCATGTCTGATTCCCTTAAAAAAGAAATTCGTTCTGCACTTGATACCTTAAAAGATCGAGAGCGGGAAGTAATCCGGATGTATTTCGGCATTGATCGTGAGTATGCACTCACCCTTAATGAAATTGGAGAAGAATTTAACCTGACGCGGGAGCGTGTTCGTCAAATCAAGGAGAAAGCCATCAAGCGTCTCCAGCACAAATCCCGTAGTCGTAAACTGCAGACCTACTTAGGTTAA
- the aroQ gene encoding type II 3-dehydroquinate dehydratase: MSKQAEAKRSDKPKIFIIHGPNLNLLGSRDPEQYGTLTLDKVNTAIRKKSRELNLETRIIQTNHEGRIIDLLHRRRKWADGIIINPGAFTHYSYAIRDAIEAIRTPVVEVHLSNIYDREDFRKISVTKEVCVAQFYGKQVESYLEALEYFGLKIED; encoded by the coding sequence ATGTCAAAACAAGCAGAAGCAAAGCGAAGCGATAAGCCAAAGATATTCATCATCCATGGTCCCAACCTGAACTTATTGGGTTCCCGTGACCCTGAGCAATACGGCACGTTAACCTTGGATAAAGTAAATACCGCCATCCGCAAAAAGTCCCGTGAACTGAACTTGGAAACCCGGATTATTCAGACCAACCATGAAGGTCGCATCATTGATCTCCTGCATCGACGCCGGAAATGGGCGGATGGCATTATTATAAATCCCGGTGCCTTCACCCATTATTCCTACGCTATTCGAGATGCCATCGAAGCCATCAGAACGCCTGTGGTAGAGGTGCATCTTTCCAATATTTATGACCGGGAAGACTTCCGCAAAATTTCCGTAACGAAAGAGGTCTGCGTTGCCCAGTTCTATGGTAAACAAGTCGAATCATATCTGGAAGCACTGGAATATTTCGGATTGAAGATTGAAGATTGA
- a CDS encoding class I SAM-dependent methyltransferase, with protein MIRKTQARNHFYDGWIYKQFIDPSLGGIRRRIAGIVPQGSRVIDIGCGTGDQLMHIAGQISTGVCVELSETMVKTGSLQAEQQGIQNCEFQLADATSLAHLEDQSFDFAMSSMVIHEMPIEKRLPVLQEMKRLGKQLILVDWIHPQPSYIKLLGTHFIEFMAGWEHYSGFRSFMKHGGIPALIETVGLEILETQITTKGTIQLWICKSNY; from the coding sequence ATGATTCGAAAGACCCAGGCGCGTAATCACTTCTACGATGGTTGGATCTATAAACAATTCATTGACCCTTCCCTGGGAGGTATCCGCAGACGGATCGCTGGAATTGTCCCCCAGGGCAGCCGGGTCATCGATATTGGATGTGGCACCGGTGATCAGCTCATGCATATCGCTGGACAGATCAGTACTGGCGTCTGTGTTGAGCTTTCAGAGACCATGGTAAAAACCGGTAGTCTTCAGGCCGAACAACAGGGCATCCAGAATTGTGAATTCCAGTTAGCAGACGCCACCAGTTTGGCGCATTTGGAGGACCAGAGTTTCGATTTTGCCATGAGCAGCATGGTGATCCATGAAATGCCTATTGAAAAGCGTCTGCCGGTCCTCCAGGAAATGAAACGATTGGGTAAACAGCTCATCCTGGTGGACTGGATCCATCCCCAGCCTTCTTATATCAAATTACTGGGCACTCATTTCATCGAATTTATGGCCGGTTGGGAACATTATTCAGGCTTCCGTTCATTTATGAAACATGGGGGTATACCAGCACTGATCGAGACGGTTGGCCTGGAGATCCTGGAAACTCAGATCACTACAAAAGGTACGATCCAACTCTGGATCTGTAAATCAAATTATTAA
- a CDS encoding penicillin acylase family protein codes for MKKNIEIWRDENGTPHVSAQSLEDMYWGQGYVHGRDRGMQILLMRILGQGRGSELLDASDDMLAIDTFFRRMNWRDKTAPELEKLSAKNAQYLNAYCDGINAALAEKTAWEYKLLGYKPEQWVPGDSIMLSRMVGYLTLSQSQGEVERLFVEMVQAGVSLEKLEALFPGILGGLDIELIKQVKIHERIVNPETLWNLAVPRAMASNNWVISGDKTHSGKPILANDPHLEVNRLPNIWSEIVLGCDGRTMMGGSMPGMPGILVGRGPELAWGATYSFVDAVDSWIEKIKDGKYYREEDDQWHQFEIRTELIKRRKKESVRVKFYENIHGSLDGPPQDDGYYLATRWAAADSGSAAVNAIIDIWSATSVEDGMNTLGPMETSWDFVFADAQGNIGFQMTGSAPIRRKGISGFVPLPGWKTENDWQGYHSHLDMPRIINPEQGFFSTANHDLNHLGKTNSINMPMGSYRTNRIDALLKAGSSFGVEDIFKMHGDLYSLQAKAFMNHLKPLLPDTQLGHILKEWDLCYDAQSQGAYLFEQFYKELYREVFGKGGLSETVTDYLSSETGTFIDFYSNFDAILLAGSSPWFSGRSREQIYKSALEQISQVEIKSWGAVQQFKMKHILFDGKMPGFLGFDKGPITGVGGRATIHQGQIYRSAGRVTTFMPSFRMTMDMASSEMHSNLAGGPTDRRFSKWYTSGLQGWLDGSYKLTKPDEDQPKLEF; via the coding sequence ATGAAAAAGAATATTGAAATATGGCGAGATGAAAACGGAACACCTCACGTTAGCGCTCAATCCCTTGAGGATATGTATTGGGGACAGGGTTATGTCCATGGCCGTGACCGGGGTATGCAGATCCTGCTTATGAGGATCCTGGGCCAGGGGCGTGGTAGTGAACTATTAGATGCCAGTGATGATATGCTGGCTATCGACACCTTTTTTCGGCGGATGAACTGGCGGGATAAAACGGCTCCTGAGCTTGAAAAACTTTCCGCTAAAAACGCCCAGTATCTTAATGCTTACTGTGATGGCATCAATGCCGCCTTGGCCGAAAAAACAGCCTGGGAATATAAACTGCTAGGCTATAAGCCTGAGCAATGGGTTCCGGGAGACAGTATCATGCTGTCCAGAATGGTGGGTTACCTGACCTTATCCCAATCACAGGGTGAGGTCGAACGCTTGTTTGTTGAAATGGTGCAGGCCGGTGTCAGTCTTGAGAAGCTGGAAGCATTATTCCCGGGAATTTTAGGTGGACTGGATATCGAGCTTATCAAACAGGTCAAAATCCACGAACGCATCGTGAATCCGGAAACGTTGTGGAATCTGGCTGTCCCGCGAGCCATGGCATCCAATAATTGGGTGATTTCTGGAGATAAGACGCACTCAGGCAAACCAATTTTAGCCAATGACCCCCATTTAGAGGTGAATCGACTCCCTAATATCTGGAGTGAAATTGTACTTGGTTGTGATGGCCGGACCATGATGGGCGGATCCATGCCCGGTATGCCTGGTATCCTGGTTGGGCGTGGTCCGGAATTGGCCTGGGGCGCGACCTACTCCTTTGTTGATGCCGTCGATTCCTGGATCGAAAAGATTAAAGATGGTAAATACTATCGAGAAGAGGATGATCAATGGCATCAGTTTGAAATTCGAACCGAATTGATCAAGCGTAGGAAAAAGGAATCGGTCAGAGTTAAATTTTATGAAAATATACATGGCTCCCTGGATGGTCCACCCCAGGATGACGGTTACTATTTGGCAACACGTTGGGCTGCTGCAGATTCTGGTTCTGCTGCGGTTAATGCCATTATCGATATCTGGTCTGCGACATCAGTGGAAGACGGTATGAATACTTTGGGTCCTATGGAAACATCCTGGGATTTTGTGTTTGCTGATGCTCAGGGTAATATTGGTTTTCAAATGACAGGCAGTGCACCGATTCGTCGTAAGGGCATTAGCGGCTTTGTCCCCTTGCCAGGCTGGAAAACTGAGAATGACTGGCAGGGTTATCATTCACATCTGGATATGCCCCGTATAATCAATCCAGAACAAGGCTTTTTCTCCACGGCCAATCATGATCTAAACCATCTGGGAAAGACCAATTCCATCAATATGCCCATGGGTTCCTATCGAACGAACCGGATCGATGCTTTGTTGAAAGCAGGGTCTTCTTTTGGTGTGGAGGATATTTTTAAGATGCATGGTGATTTGTATTCCCTGCAGGCCAAAGCGTTTATGAATCATCTGAAACCACTTTTACCGGATACACAACTGGGACATATTCTGAAGGAATGGGACTTGTGTTACGATGCTCAAAGTCAGGGTGCTTATCTGTTTGAACAATTCTATAAGGAACTGTATCGAGAAGTTTTCGGCAAGGGTGGACTCAGTGAAACAGTGACTGACTACCTTTCCAGTGAGACCGGAACTTTTATCGATTTTTACAGCAATTTTGACGCGATTCTCCTGGCTGGGTCGTCGCCCTGGTTTAGTGGCAGAAGTCGTGAACAAATCTACAAGTCCGCGTTAGAGCAAATTTCTCAAGTTGAGATCAAGTCCTGGGGTGCTGTCCAGCAGTTCAAGATGAAGCATATTTTATTTGATGGCAAAATGCCTGGATTTTTGGGGTTTGATAAAGGACCTATAACCGGAGTGGGTGGACGAGCCACCATACACCAGGGACAGATCTATCGGAGTGCTGGTCGCGTGACAACCTTCATGCCTTCGTTTCGCATGACCATGGATATGGCAAGCTCAGAAATGCATTCCAATCTGGCTGGTGGACCTACTGATCGTCGTTTTTCCAAGTGGTATACTTCTGGTTTACAGGGATGGTTGGATGGTAGCTATAAACTGACCAAACCGGATGAGGATCAACCCAAATTAGAGTTTTAA
- a CDS encoding GW dipeptide domain-containing protein, which translates to MRFSFIVISSVVMVTLVACDSKERVKAPEQSQSTATPHQTASNNHQVKVEEVIQAKSYTYLRVTEGSQEYWIATSKQIIEEGQTLHYGQGLEMKNFTSKELERDFESIWFVGQMDGAGSMARSTSSTSPSGNHPNVRTESISVEKVTDGVSIQELYADMSAFEGKTVSVRGEVTKFNSKIMGRNWVHLQDGTSSGEYFDVTITTMDPVKVGDVVVFKGKVTLKKDFGAGYKYDLIIEEAVLVAES; encoded by the coding sequence ATGCGGTTCAGTTTTATAGTAATTAGTAGTGTGGTCATGGTGACACTGGTTGCCTGTGATTCAAAAGAAAGAGTGAAAGCTCCCGAACAAAGTCAATCAACAGCTACTCCTCATCAGACTGCTTCAAATAATCATCAGGTCAAAGTGGAAGAAGTGATTCAGGCCAAATCGTACACTTATTTAAGAGTGACAGAGGGCAGTCAGGAATATTGGATCGCTACATCCAAACAGATCATTGAAGAAGGTCAGACTCTTCATTATGGGCAAGGTCTGGAGATGAAAAACTTTACAAGCAAGGAACTGGAACGAGATTTCGAGAGTATTTGGTTTGTGGGTCAAATGGACGGTGCCGGTAGTATGGCGCGAAGTACGAGTTCAACTTCTCCCAGCGGCAATCATCCAAACGTAAGAACTGAAAGTATCTCTGTCGAAAAGGTGACCGATGGTGTATCGATCCAGGAACTCTATGCTGATATGTCAGCATTTGAAGGTAAAACCGTGAGCGTGCGTGGTGAAGTAACAAAGTTTAACAGCAAGATCATGGGTCGTAATTGGGTTCATTTGCAGGATGGCACCAGCTCAGGTGAATATTTTGATGTGACCATCACCACCATGGATCCGGTTAAAGTGGGTGATGTAGTGGTTTTTAAAGGGAAAGTGACCCTGAAAAAAGATTTTGGCGCTGGTTACAAGTATGACCTGATCATAGAAGAGGCTGTGCTGGTAGCTGAGAGTTAA
- a CDS encoding ABC transporter permease: MYKIWRLALREYIAAVKTKGFIIGLVMLPIFMSGSIIAMALLKDHVDTRTRHVVVIDETHQLGHILVAAAEQRNETAIFDEENGEQNQPEYLIELQQVESDLTLQMSQLSDRIRDAEIHAFLHIGASAIHPGVDPENSQINYHSESAALDDVRRWIRGPINDHLRRLRLEQAGIEESQIPDLFNWANISPQGLLTVDQDGNIIDAVASNELQSIAIPLVMVMLMFMMSMMGAMPQLSAVMEEKTQRIVEVILGSITPFQFMLGKILGGLAVALTSTLVYVGGGVLFMKYRGFDAFIPYDILPWFFVNLVILLFMLGALMTSLGSVANDAKDAQSLSFPAMFPMMIPMFVMFPVLKEPLSTFATWLSLIPPFTPMVMVLRLATPVTIPAWQPWVGLIGVIMFTLLVVWGGSRIFRAAILMQGVPLKFSNIMRWMTRG, from the coding sequence ATGTATAAGATCTGGCGTCTGGCTTTACGTGAGTATATCGCTGCTGTTAAAACCAAGGGGTTTATCATCGGCCTGGTCATGCTACCCATATTTATGAGTGGCAGTATCATTGCCATGGCGCTACTAAAAGACCATGTTGACACGCGTACAAGACATGTTGTGGTTATTGATGAGACCCATCAATTGGGGCATATTCTGGTTGCAGCGGCAGAACAACGCAATGAGACGGCCATTTTTGATGAGGAAAATGGTGAACAGAACCAACCTGAGTATCTGATCGAACTGCAGCAGGTCGAATCCGATCTGACCCTCCAGATGAGTCAACTCTCTGACCGGATCCGTGATGCCGAAATTCACGCGTTCCTACATATTGGAGCATCAGCAATACATCCTGGGGTTGATCCGGAAAACTCTCAGATCAACTATCATTCTGAAAGTGCAGCTTTGGATGATGTCCGGCGCTGGATCCGTGGTCCAATTAATGATCATCTCCGACGATTACGCCTGGAGCAGGCCGGAATAGAAGAATCCCAGATCCCCGATCTGTTTAATTGGGCAAATATTAGCCCCCAGGGCTTACTGACTGTAGATCAAGACGGAAACATTATTGATGCTGTTGCCAGCAATGAATTACAATCAATTGCAATCCCGCTGGTAATGGTCATGCTTATGTTCATGATGTCCATGATGGGAGCCATGCCCCAGTTAAGTGCCGTTATGGAAGAGAAAACTCAGCGGATCGTTGAGGTCATCCTGGGTTCTATCACGCCCTTTCAATTCATGTTGGGCAAAATTCTTGGAGGCCTGGCCGTGGCGTTAACCAGCACACTAGTCTATGTTGGTGGTGGCGTTCTGTTTATGAAATATCGTGGTTTTGATGCCTTTATTCCCTATGATATCCTGCCCTGGTTCTTCGTAAATCTGGTCATCCTTTTATTTATGCTTGGTGCTTTAATGACCAGTTTAGGATCTGTGGCGAATGATGCTAAAGATGCCCAATCACTGTCTTTTCCAGCCATGTTTCCCATGATGATCCCCATGTTTGTCATGTTTCCAGTCCTTAAGGAACCCTTATCGACCTTCGCCACCTGGCTTTCACTTATACCGCCTTTCACACCCATGGTAATGGTTTTACGATTGGCAACTCCGGTGACTATCCCTGCCTGGCAACCCTGGGTCGGCTTGATCGGTGTGATAATGTTTACCTTGCTGGTCGTCTGGGGCGGCTCCCGCATCTTTCGGGCTGCCATCCTGATGCAGGGGGTTCCTCTCAAATTTTCAAATATTATGCGCTGGATGACCAGGGGATAG